The Humulus lupulus chromosome 4, drHumLupu1.1, whole genome shotgun sequence genome has a window encoding:
- the LOC133831063 gene encoding interactor of constitutive active ROPs 2, chloroplastic-like, with translation MQTPKTKAGTLEVPQRRSPVTPRTARKLKTSGSDADPVSSPNMANKTPKSSPKVIDRRSPRSPISEKKRPNRVSELESQLTQLQEDLKKAKDRLNSSESWKRQAQQEAEEAKNQLMEMSAKLEESQQQLLDISACEDDRIQELRKLSQDRDRAWQSELEAIQKQHSMDSAALASAMNEIQKLKLQLERRAESEANQARHAESAHDEVHNLRMELSETLSLVQRMKTELNECRESEAQALEIVNRTRMQLETANATIEMLRKDAAKSVESYNSLSLELEQSKARVKSLEGLVGKLQAELINRNSQNTVAPKDEKNLVLENGEKELNELQVELNSVKSEVGQLRSALDAAEIRYQEEFIRSTLQIRSAYEQVEHTKSESSQKEAELTSELKKSNARIEELKALLMDKETELQSISEENECLNSKIEKNLSGQCEFELTMELKKSEATLSELRASLLDKETELQSITEENETLKMEIKNKETDRSKANDEAVALADAARAAEREALMKLGYATEEADKNSRRAARVTEQLDAAQASNTEMEAELRRLKVQSDQWRKAAEAAAAMLSTGNNGKFVERTGSLDNTYNPMDSPYSEDMDDDSPKKKNGNMLKKIGDLWKKGGQKQ, from the exons ATGCAGACACCAAAAACAAA AGCTGGTACTTTGGAAGTGCCTCAAAGAAGATCACCAGTAACACCTCGAACTGCTCGCAAACTCAAGACTTCTGGATCGGATGCTGATCCAGTTTCCTCTCCAAATATGGCAAATAAGACTCCAAAATCTAGTCCAAAAGTCATTGATCGTAGGTCACCACGAAGTCCTATATCTGAG AAGAAGCGCCCAAACAGAGTTTCTGAATTGGAATCACAGCTGACTCAACTTCAAGAGGATTTGAAGAAGGCAAAGGACCGGCTGAACTCTTCCGAGTCATGGAAGAGGCAAGCCCAGCAGGAAGCTGAAGAAGCCAAGAACCAGCTGATGGAGATGTCTGCGAAGCTTGAGGAATCCCAACAGCAGCTGCTGGATATCTCTGCATGTGAGGATGATCGTATTCAAGAGCTTCGTAAACTTTCTCAGGATCGAGACAGAGCTTGGCAGTCAGAACTTGAGGCCATCCAGAAGCAGCATTCAATGGATTCTGCTGCCTTGGCTTCTGCCATGAATGAAATTCAGAAGCTCAAGCTTCAGCTGGAAAGGAGAGCTGAATCAGAAGCCAACCAGGCTAGGCATGCAGAGTCTGCACATGATGAGGTCCATAATTTAAGAATGGAGCTATCAGAAACTCTCTCACTGGTTCAGAGAATGAAAACCGAGCTCAACGAATGCAGGGAATCTGAAGCTCAAGCTTTAGAAATTGTTAATAGAACTCGAATGCAATTGGAAACGGCAAATGCCACCATAGAAATGCTTCGAAAAGATGCAGCCAAATCAGTGGAGTCTTACAACTCCTTATCCTTGGAGTTGGAGCAATCCAAAGCTCGAGTGAAGTCGCTGGAGGGTCTTGTGGGCAAACTCCAAGCAGAGCTAATTAATCGAAACAGCCAAAACACGGTGGCTCCTAAGGATGAGAAAAATCTTGTCCTTGAAAATGGGGAAAAAGAACTAAATGAGTTACAAGTAGAGCTTAATTCTGTGAAATCTGAAGTAGGTCAATTGAGATCTGCATTAGATGCTGCTGAGATTAGGTACCAGGAGGAATTCATTCGGAGCACATTGCAGATTAGAAGTGCTTATGAACAAGTTGAGCATACAAAATCTGAATCAAGTCAGAAAGAGGCTGAATTGACATCAGAATTGAAGAAATCCAATGCTCGTATTGAAGAATTGAAGGCACTACTGATGGATAAGGAAACTGAGTTGCAAAGTATATCAGAGGAAAATGAGTGTTTGAACTCAAAGATTGAGAAAAATCTATCAGGTCAATGCGAATTTGAACTTACAATGGAACTGAAGAAGTCAGAAGCTACCTTGTCTGAGTTGAGGGCAAGTTTATTGGACAAGGAGACAGAGTTGCAGAGTATTACTGAGGAAAACGAGACGCTCAAGATGGAAATCAAGAATAAGGAAACTGATAGGAGTAAGGCTAATGACGAAGCTGTTGCATTAGCTGACGCTGCAAGGGCTGCAGAGCGAGAGGCGCTCATGAAGCTAGGCTATGCAACTGAGGAAGCTGACAAAAACAGCAGGAGGGCAGCTCGGGTGACTGAGCAGCTGGATGCAGCTCAAGCATCAAACACAGAAATGGAGGCTGAATTAAGGAGGCTCAAGGTTCAGTCAGACCAGTGGAGAAAGGCTGCCGAGGCAGCTGCTGCCATGCTTTCAACAGGTAACAATGGGAAATTTGTCGAGCGAACGGGATCACTTGACAACACCTATAACCCCATGGATTCGCCTTATTCAGAAGACATGGATGATGATTCACCCAAGAAGAAAAATGGTAACATGTTGAAGAAGATTGGGGATTTATGGAAGAAGGGTGGTCAGAAACAGTAG